Proteins found in one Nocardia brasiliensis ATCC 700358 genomic segment:
- a CDS encoding MlaD family protein → MLHKILGSRAFMSVSGAAVAVLLVVVAYFVAFDPLKKTESYCAIMPDTVGLYTGNQVTMRGIPVGTVTSIVPQGKAMKVEFAVEADKPVYADAGATTLADSIVAARQLAVVSSGKDTARWNPGQCITKTMTPKSVTETLNAVAKLSAEISGPDAKTPDALANGLAQLNAATAGTGPQVNEIIKQLSGAMASPDADIAHLVGVFDAFSSVGKKVEEHWGDIESMFTRLAPVLVIARTTLLEPGAEVVDGLAALLPVLNDLTMAFGGPLTKALDFTVPLVKFLRARVGSLAQVVSMMPVLTDAFRAVGTSGIAYAPPKVAIPQEHADQVCAAVNALAPGQCTADSGLAKLDLTALVFGSAGVR, encoded by the coding sequence ATGCTGCACAAGATCCTCGGCTCCCGCGCGTTCATGTCGGTCTCGGGTGCGGCCGTCGCGGTACTGCTCGTCGTGGTCGCCTATTTCGTCGCCTTCGATCCGCTGAAGAAGACCGAGAGCTACTGCGCGATCATGCCGGACACCGTCGGCCTGTACACCGGCAACCAGGTGACCATGCGCGGCATCCCGGTCGGCACGGTGACATCCATTGTCCCGCAGGGCAAAGCGATGAAGGTGGAGTTCGCGGTCGAGGCCGACAAACCGGTCTACGCCGACGCGGGCGCCACCACGCTGGCCGACAGCATCGTCGCGGCGCGGCAGCTGGCTGTGGTGTCCAGCGGAAAGGACACCGCGCGCTGGAATCCCGGGCAGTGCATCACCAAAACGATGACGCCCAAGAGCGTCACCGAGACGCTGAACGCGGTCGCGAAGCTGTCCGCCGAGATCTCCGGCCCCGATGCCAAGACGCCGGACGCGCTGGCCAACGGCTTGGCGCAACTGAACGCGGCCACCGCCGGAACCGGGCCGCAGGTCAACGAGATCATCAAGCAGCTGAGCGGCGCCATGGCCTCTCCCGACGCCGATATCGCGCATCTGGTCGGTGTCTTCGACGCCTTCTCCTCGGTCGGCAAGAAGGTCGAAGAGCATTGGGGCGATATCGAATCCATGTTCACCCGGCTGGCGCCGGTGCTCGTCATCGCGCGCACGACCCTGCTGGAACCGGGCGCCGAAGTGGTGGACGGTCTGGCGGCGCTGCTGCCGGTGCTGAACGACCTCACCATGGCTTTCGGCGGGCCGCTGACGAAGGCGCTCGATTTCACGGTGCCGCTGGTGAAGTTCCTGCGGGCCCGGGTCGGCTCGCTGGCCCAGGTCGTATCGATGATGCCGGTGCTGACCGACGCCTTCCGCGCGGTGGGCACCTCCGGAATCGCTTACGCCCCACCTAAGGTCGCCATTCCACAGGAGCACGCCGATCAGGTCTGCGCGGCGGTGAACGCGCTGGCGCCGGGGCAGTGCACGGCCGACAGCGGCCTGGCGAAGCTCGACCTGACGGCCCTGGTATTCGGATCGGCAGGTGTGCGATGA
- a CDS encoding MlaD family protein, with protein sequence MPKYGMPGVAVDQRRTRFVGVVAFVVLVAVLAGVMLYRELRSDNGLQITLHTEQIGDGVLAGTPVRLDGVQVGMVEAIAPDERGTQRITLRLNSAQLHGLDDSLLVDYAPANLFGISEIGLRRGSGGSALRDDSVIDLTGARTDAVFDATMGSMLRSLSQTGDSVLTPQVATVIDQVSRDMKAFTPLAQAIIQVAQIVTDTQRMPPSQLAGALGPAFYGAGDFAGANELMVYVLRNNPRLQSNRESFDAGVRMHTDRLLPDIAGLGAAAGDGLSGVTDMLGPVLALLTQMVPQPARSGAELTELLRRLRAALPDTPNGPVLNAEIDVSGMPVLAPLLGGAR encoded by the coding sequence ATGCCTAAGTACGGAATGCCCGGAGTGGCGGTCGACCAGCGCAGGACCCGGTTCGTTGGCGTGGTCGCCTTCGTGGTGCTCGTCGCCGTGCTGGCGGGCGTCATGCTGTATCGAGAGCTGCGCTCCGACAACGGCTTACAGATCACGTTGCATACCGAGCAGATCGGTGACGGAGTGCTCGCGGGCACCCCGGTGCGGCTGGACGGCGTGCAGGTCGGCATGGTCGAGGCGATCGCGCCGGACGAGCGCGGCACGCAGCGGATCACGCTGCGGTTGAACAGCGCGCAACTGCACGGACTGGACGACAGCCTGCTGGTCGACTACGCGCCCGCCAACTTGTTCGGCATCAGCGAGATCGGGCTGCGCCGCGGGTCGGGCGGCTCGGCCCTGCGCGACGACAGCGTGATCGATCTGACCGGCGCCCGGACCGACGCGGTCTTCGACGCGACCATGGGTAGCATGCTGCGCAGCCTGTCGCAGACCGGTGACTCGGTGCTCACGCCGCAGGTGGCCACGGTGATCGACCAGGTCTCGCGGGACATGAAGGCGTTCACCCCGCTCGCGCAGGCGATCATCCAGGTGGCCCAGATCGTCACCGACACCCAGCGGATGCCGCCCTCGCAGCTGGCGGGTGCGCTCGGTCCGGCGTTCTACGGCGCGGGCGATTTCGCGGGCGCCAACGAACTGATGGTGTACGTGCTGCGCAACAACCCACGGCTGCAAAGCAATCGGGAATCCTTCGACGCGGGCGTGCGGATGCACACCGATCGGCTGCTGCCGGATATCGCGGGGCTCGGTGCGGCGGCGGGCGACGGCCTCTCCGGCGTCACCGACATGCTCGGTCCGGTGCTGGCGCTGCTCACGCAGATGGTGCCGCAGCCGGCGCGGTCCGGCGCCGAACTCACCGAACTACTGCGGCGGCTGCGTGCGGCGCTGCCCGACACTCCGAACGGGCCGGTCCTGAACGCCGAGATCGATGTGAGCGGCATGCCGGTGCTGGCGCCGCTGCTGGGAGGTGCCCGATGA
- a CDS encoding ABC transporter permease: MAPVTRARSSASAVRVVRKNFSDTVVSSLRTFGRAVDIARESATGAVTGIVRGQFQWREAITQAWRLVTVTAIPAILIAIPFGVIVSIQVGNLIHTLGADSLLGATGGLGVIKQGAPLATGFLLGGAGAAAIAADLGARTIREEIDALNTMGISPVPRLVIPRLVAMIFVAPLLNILIIFVGIVAGYAVAVGGQNVTPGSYWATFGSFTTVADVWVSLLKAALFGFLVVVIACQRGLEAKGGPRGVADAVNAAVVLSVVSIAIVNLGVTQVVEMFLPTRLV; encoded by the coding sequence GTGGCACCGGTGACCCGGGCTCGCTCGAGCGCCTCTGCCGTCCGCGTCGTCCGCAAGAACTTCTCCGACACGGTCGTCTCGTCACTGCGCACCTTCGGCCGCGCGGTGGATATCGCACGCGAATCGGCGACCGGCGCGGTCACCGGCATCGTGCGCGGTCAGTTCCAGTGGCGGGAGGCGATCACGCAGGCGTGGCGGCTGGTGACCGTCACCGCGATTCCCGCGATCCTGATCGCGATCCCGTTCGGCGTCATCGTCTCGATCCAGGTCGGCAACCTCATCCACACCCTCGGCGCGGATTCGCTGCTCGGCGCGACCGGCGGGCTCGGCGTGATCAAACAGGGTGCGCCGCTGGCCACCGGCTTCCTGCTGGGCGGCGCGGGCGCCGCCGCGATCGCCGCGGACCTGGGCGCGCGCACGATCCGCGAGGAGATCGACGCGCTCAACACCATGGGCATCAGTCCGGTGCCGCGCCTGGTGATTCCGCGACTGGTCGCGATGATCTTCGTCGCGCCGCTGCTCAACATCCTCATCATCTTCGTCGGCATCGTCGCGGGTTACGCGGTCGCGGTCGGCGGCCAGAACGTCACCCCGGGCAGCTACTGGGCGACCTTCGGCTCGTTCACCACCGTCGCCGACGTGTGGGTGTCGCTGCTCAAGGCGGCGCTGTTCGGCTTCCTGGTGGTGGTCATCGCCTGCCAGCGGGGGCTGGAGGCCAAGGGCGGACCGCGCGGCGTCGCCGACGCGGTGAACGCCGCGGTCGTGCTGTCGGTCGTCTCGATCGCGATCGTCAACCTGGGCGTCACCCAGGTCGTCGAGATGTTCCTGCCCACCAGGCTGGTCTGA
- a CDS encoding ABC transporter permease has translation MSASTYVPKGLGKLSRFYRRRGLLLRRFEALGFVLAFVWQVLSSIPATLRHYRDETLRIISDMTWGRGSVIVGGGTVPMMIVLGLVMGASVAVESFTMLNMLGMGPVTGIVSAYATTRELAPIAAAIGFAAQAGCRITAEIGSMRISEEIDALEAMGLRSVPFVVTTRVIAGAISIVPTFLIGLILAYLSCRGLITLVHGQSAGVYDHYFFQFVSGFDVVAAVIKVAIFATVVILIHSYYGFFATGGPEGVGIASGRAVRASSVAIVAIDMVLTIMLWGFNATISFTG, from the coding sequence ATGTCCGCATCGACCTATGTGCCCAAGGGACTGGGCAAACTCTCCCGGTTCTATCGCCGCCGCGGCTTGCTGCTGCGCCGGTTCGAGGCGCTCGGCTTCGTGCTGGCCTTCGTCTGGCAGGTGCTTTCCTCGATCCCCGCGACGCTGCGGCACTATCGCGACGAGACGCTGCGCATCATCTCCGATATGACCTGGGGCCGCGGCTCGGTCATCGTCGGCGGTGGCACGGTCCCGATGATGATCGTGCTCGGCCTGGTCATGGGCGCGTCCGTGGCGGTCGAATCGTTCACCATGCTGAACATGCTGGGCATGGGCCCGGTCACCGGCATCGTCTCCGCCTACGCCACCACCCGCGAACTCGCGCCGATCGCCGCGGCCATCGGTTTCGCCGCGCAGGCCGGTTGCCGGATCACCGCCGAGATCGGCTCCATGCGCATCTCCGAGGAGATCGACGCGCTGGAGGCGATGGGTCTGCGCTCGGTGCCCTTCGTGGTGACCACCCGGGTGATCGCGGGCGCGATCTCGATCGTGCCGACCTTCCTGATCGGGTTGATCCTGGCCTACCTGTCCTGCCGCGGGCTGATCACGCTGGTGCACGGCCAATCCGCCGGCGTGTACGACCACTACTTCTTCCAGTTCGTCTCCGGGTTCGACGTGGTCGCCGCGGTGATCAAGGTGGCCATCTTCGCCACCGTCGTGATCCTCATCCACAGCTACTACGGCTTCTTCGCCACCGGCGGCCCCGAGGGTGTCGGCATCGCGTCCGGGCGTGCGGTGCGCGCCTCGTCGGTGGCGATCGTGGCCATCGACATGGTCCTCACCATCATGCTGTGGGGCTTCAACGCGACGATCAGTTTCACGGGGTAG
- a CDS encoding calcium:proton antiporter, with protein MIRVLTERWTFVIPLLAAVALALTWGRSLSGVAVIVVAAALIGAVLAAVYHAEVVAHRVGEPFGSLVLAVAVTVIEVALIVTLMISGGDKAASLARDTVFAAVMITCNGIVGLALLVGALRRRVAVFNAEGTGAALATVATLATLSLVLPTFTTSTPGPEFSAAQLAFAAVASLALYGLFVMVQTVRHPDDFLPVEGDGVVTDDDAHETRPTAKAALLSLLLLFVALVCVVGLAKVVSPSIESAVASAGLPPSAVGVVIALLVLLPETLAAFNAARRDRVQISLNLALGSAMASIGLTIPVIAVATIWLDGPLVLGLGATQMVLLGLTVVVGTLTVVPGRATLLQGGVHLALFSAFVFLAASP; from the coding sequence ATGATCCGTGTGTTGACCGAACGCTGGACCTTCGTCATTCCACTGCTCGCCGCCGTCGCCTTGGCACTGACCTGGGGGCGAAGTCTGTCCGGTGTGGCGGTGATCGTGGTGGCCGCCGCCCTCATCGGCGCGGTGCTCGCGGCGGTGTATCACGCGGAGGTGGTCGCGCACCGGGTCGGTGAACCGTTCGGGTCGCTGGTGCTCGCGGTCGCGGTGACCGTCATCGAGGTCGCGCTCATCGTCACGCTCATGATCTCCGGCGGCGACAAGGCCGCCTCGCTGGCGAGGGACACCGTGTTCGCCGCGGTGATGATCACCTGCAACGGCATCGTCGGTCTGGCGCTGCTGGTCGGTGCGCTGCGCCGACGGGTCGCGGTGTTCAACGCCGAAGGCACCGGCGCCGCACTGGCCACCGTGGCGACGCTGGCCACGCTCAGCCTCGTGCTGCCGACCTTCACCACCAGCACGCCGGGGCCGGAGTTCTCCGCCGCGCAGCTGGCCTTCGCCGCGGTCGCCTCGCTCGCGCTGTACGGGTTGTTCGTCATGGTGCAGACGGTCCGGCACCCCGACGACTTCCTCCCGGTCGAGGGCGACGGCGTGGTGACCGACGACGACGCGCACGAAACGCGGCCGACCGCCAAGGCTGCGCTGCTCAGTCTCTTGCTGCTGTTCGTCGCGCTGGTGTGCGTGGTCGGGCTGGCCAAGGTCGTCTCCCCGTCCATCGAATCGGCCGTGGCCTCGGCCGGCCTGCCGCCCTCGGCGGTCGGTGTGGTGATCGCGCTGCTGGTGTTGCTGCCGGAGACGCTCGCCGCGTTCAACGCGGCCCGCCGGGATCGGGTGCAGATCAGCCTCAATCTCGCCCTCGGTTCGGCCATGGCCAGTATCGGCCTGACCATTCCGGTGATCGCGGTGGCGACGATCTGGCTGGACGGTCCGCTGGTGCTCGGGCTGGGCGCCACCCAGATGGTGCTGCTCGGCTTGACCGTGGTCGTCGGCACGCTCACCGTGGTGCCCGGCCGGGCCACGCTACTGCAGGGCGGGGTGCATCTGGCCCTGTTCTCGGCCTTCGTTTTCCTGGCCGCCAGCCCGTAG
- a CDS encoding PPOX class F420-dependent oxidoreductase, producing the protein MTTYEIPEKARDLLERPIYASLGTTRPDGAPQVNPMWFVWDGEYIWFTHTNFRQKFKNLAQEPRVSISIFDPDNPYRYIEVRGVVDHVDDDPEGALYSRLAERYGRGPVVPPDAKDRVAIAVRPTGASGYALQDH; encoded by the coding sequence ATGACGACGTACGAGATCCCGGAGAAGGCTCGCGACCTGCTGGAGCGTCCGATCTACGCGAGCCTGGGCACCACCCGGCCGGACGGCGCGCCGCAGGTGAACCCGATGTGGTTCGTGTGGGACGGCGAGTACATCTGGTTCACCCACACCAACTTTCGGCAGAAGTTCAAGAACCTGGCCCAGGAGCCGCGCGTCTCGATCTCGATCTTCGACCCGGACAATCCCTACCGCTACATCGAGGTGCGCGGTGTGGTCGACCATGTCGACGACGATCCCGAGGGCGCCCTCTACAGCCGCCTGGCCGAACGCTATGGTCGCGGCCCCGTGGTACCGCCGGACGCGAAGGACCGAGTGGCCATCGCGGTCCGGCCGACGGGCGCGAGCGGGTACGCCCTGCAGGACCACTGA
- a CDS encoding DUF4189 domain-containing protein, translating into MSYPPGQYPGQPYDPNAQPKPAEGGQQAPDQQRSDPTMLNPAHHSGPGYQQVPPADPTLLNPMSRPDPGYHPVPPSDPTLLNPVSQADPAYQQAPPADPTLLNPMGQPQYGQPYGQQGQQYPSVPQYQQQPPQYQQPQYQQAPQQFAPQQGGFPPGPPPGQYPPQYGPGGSGSGGGGGGGGKILAAIGSVLFTVLVIAGIIGLKVWKNNEKQDRYERSASATTSQSAAGSIDSSGTPSTRPSAKVPPASTTPPTTTPKVTTTWIAATYNEASSEVHWATSTLSQEAASAKAQLACGPTCQEPVWSKDGCVAFAFGQNDGWGSDWGVTIGEAQDKAVARAQSSWNIQGPFKFWSKCAKDQG; encoded by the coding sequence ATGTCATACCCACCCGGCCAGTACCCCGGGCAGCCTTACGACCCGAACGCTCAGCCGAAACCGGCCGAGGGCGGACAGCAGGCTCCCGACCAGCAGCGTTCGGATCCGACGATGCTGAATCCGGCGCATCACTCCGGTCCGGGATACCAGCAGGTACCACCCGCCGATCCCACGCTGCTCAACCCGATGAGCCGGCCCGATCCCGGCTACCACCCGGTGCCGCCGTCGGATCCGACCCTGCTCAACCCCGTCAGCCAGGCCGATCCCGCCTACCAGCAGGCGCCGCCCGCGGATCCCACCCTGCTCAACCCGATGGGCCAGCCGCAGTACGGTCAGCCCTATGGGCAGCAGGGACAGCAGTATCCGTCGGTGCCGCAGTACCAGCAGCAGCCTCCGCAGTATCAACAACCGCAGTATCAGCAAGCGCCGCAACAGTTCGCGCCGCAGCAGGGCGGGTTCCCGCCCGGTCCCCCGCCCGGCCAATACCCCCCGCAGTACGGGCCCGGCGGTTCCGGGTCGGGCGGTGGCGGCGGCGGCGGCGGAAAGATCCTCGCCGCAATCGGTTCGGTGCTGTTCACCGTGCTCGTGATCGCCGGCATCATCGGGCTGAAGGTGTGGAAGAACAACGAGAAGCAGGACCGCTACGAGCGGAGCGCGAGCGCCACCACCAGCCAGTCCGCCGCGGGTTCCATCGACTCGTCCGGGACGCCGAGCACCCGGCCCAGCGCCAAGGTGCCGCCGGCGTCCACCACACCGCCGACCACCACACCCAAGGTCACGACCACGTGGATCGCCGCGACCTACAACGAGGCGTCCAGCGAGGTGCACTGGGCCACAAGCACACTCAGCCAGGAAGCCGCGTCCGCGAAGGCGCAGCTCGCCTGCGGCCCGACTTGCCAGGAGCCGGTCTGGTCGAAGGACGGCTGCGTCGCGTTCGCGTTCGGCCAGAACGACGGCTGGGGTTCGGACTGGGGCGTCACCATCGGCGAAGCCCAGGACAAAGCCGTCGCCCGGGCGCAGAGCTCCTGGAACATCCAGGGCCCGTTCAAGTTCTGGTCGAAGTGCGCCAAGGACCAGGGCTGA
- a CDS encoding transglutaminase-like domain-containing protein, with protein sequence MQRDVSAHLEVAVTAPTTLEFQIAAARHPNLELNESLVFELDGRSVTPWEIFGPHGTRIHKFAVGPGTLRVRYSATVLGTALPDSPSDYDLALYLRPSRFAESDKLLGFANTEFGSATPSAQLAAEVSAWVGRRIRYVAGSSDPIDGAVETLLSGAGVCRDFAHLVVALLRAVKVPARVVSVYAPGCMPMDFHAVAEAYVDGAWRAFDATGLAPRSTLVRIATGRDASDVAFLDNHGGEIGVNSLQINATVDGFLPFDDNVTPTSVW encoded by the coding sequence GTGCAGCGCGATGTGTCGGCTCATCTGGAGGTGGCGGTCACCGCGCCGACGACCCTGGAATTCCAGATCGCCGCGGCCCGGCACCCGAATCTGGAGTTGAACGAATCGCTGGTGTTCGAGCTCGACGGCCGGTCGGTCACGCCGTGGGAGATTTTCGGGCCGCACGGCACCCGGATCCACAAATTCGCGGTCGGCCCGGGCACCCTGCGCGTCCGTTACTCCGCGACCGTGCTCGGCACCGCGCTGCCGGACAGTCCGTCCGATTACGATCTCGCGCTGTATCTGCGCCCCAGCCGATTCGCCGAATCGGACAAGCTGCTCGGCTTCGCCAACACCGAATTCGGTTCGGCCACACCGAGCGCGCAACTGGCCGCCGAGGTGTCGGCGTGGGTCGGCCGGCGGATCCGCTATGTCGCCGGCAGCAGCGACCCCATCGACGGTGCGGTGGAGACGCTGCTGTCCGGTGCGGGCGTGTGCCGTGATTTCGCGCATCTGGTCGTCGCGCTGTTGCGCGCGGTCAAGGTGCCGGCCCGGGTGGTGTCGGTTTACGCGCCGGGCTGTATGCCGATGGATTTCCACGCGGTCGCCGAGGCCTATGTCGACGGGGCCTGGCGCGCCTTCGACGCCACCGGCCTGGCTCCGCGGTCCACGCTGGTGCGCATCGCCACCGGCCGCGACGCTTCCGACGTGGCCTTTCTCGACAATCACGGCGGCGAGATCGGGGTGAACAGCCTTCAGATCAACGCGACTGTCGACGGTTTCCTCCCGTTCGACGACAACGTCACCCCGACCTCGGTCTGGTGA
- a CDS encoding MlaD family protein encodes MRWVSRLFPARRVVGEAETTRREIRLGLIGVVLVAILAVTVGVLYVVPFGKKTYTADLAEAQSVQVGDDIRVAGISVGTVKSLELQPDRVTMRFTVDSEVFVGDQSTLDVRMLTIVGGNYVALFPSGSKPLGGKHIPTDRVRLPYSLAQTFQDAAEPLRKIDGDTLRRNLAALGTSVAQAPDTLRTTLDSLNSFVDDLNRQHVMISKAIANADEYTTMYDGAKSSLGRLVQATNLLEDLVLSKRAELSEAIRLLNQVLGKAAAIAPTYAAAKPKLQELFDVLPRMEELLNRLDPVVGSVQDMQQKVSALAIPEDGLRVDQSGQTITAPADALARVCVPVPGKDC; translated from the coding sequence ATGCGCTGGGTGAGCAGGCTTTTCCCGGCCCGCCGGGTGGTCGGCGAGGCGGAGACGACACGGCGTGAGATCCGGCTCGGTCTGATCGGGGTGGTGCTGGTCGCGATCCTCGCCGTCACGGTGGGCGTGCTGTACGTGGTCCCGTTCGGCAAAAAGACCTACACGGCCGACCTGGCCGAGGCGCAGTCTGTGCAGGTCGGTGACGACATCCGGGTCGCCGGGATCAGCGTCGGCACGGTGAAATCCCTGGAGCTGCAGCCGGATCGGGTGACCATGCGGTTCACCGTCGACTCCGAGGTGTTCGTCGGCGACCAGTCCACGCTGGACGTGCGGATGCTGACCATCGTCGGCGGCAACTACGTGGCGCTGTTCCCCTCGGGCTCGAAGCCGCTGGGCGGCAAGCACATTCCGACCGATCGGGTCCGGCTGCCGTACAGCCTGGCGCAGACCTTCCAGGACGCGGCCGAGCCGCTGCGCAAGATCGACGGCGATACCCTGCGCCGCAACCTGGCCGCGCTGGGCACCTCGGTCGCGCAGGCGCCCGACACCCTGCGCACCACGTTGGACAGCCTCAACAGCTTCGTCGACGACCTGAACCGCCAGCACGTGATGATCTCCAAGGCGATCGCGAACGCCGACGAGTACACGACCATGTACGACGGCGCGAAGAGCTCACTGGGCAGGCTGGTGCAGGCCACCAACCTCCTGGAGGATCTGGTGCTGTCCAAGCGCGCCGAGCTGAGCGAAGCCATCCGGCTGTTGAACCAGGTGCTGGGCAAGGCCGCGGCGATCGCGCCCACCTACGCGGCGGCGAAGCCGAAGTTGCAGGAGCTCTTCGACGTGCTGCCCCGGATGGAGGAGCTGTTGAACCGGCTGGATCCGGTCGTCGGCTCCGTGCAGGACATGCAGCAGAAGGTGTCCGCGCTGGCCATCCCGGAGGACGGCCTGCGCGTCGATCAGTCCGGTCAGACGATCACCGCGCCCGCGGACGCGCTCGCGCGGGTATGCGTGCCGGTGCCGGGGAAGGACTGCTGA
- a CDS encoding FG-GAP repeat domain-containing protein → MPTASLRPRGVVIAAAAAALCLAFPASAQAAGAINFAPKVDSPSGGQFPSWGPGPSPIGTVTADFNGDGKADIVAADFQGAGPILMTGKGDGKFNSGTRVGDVGIGFGAVAAGDLNGDGKPDVVAQAWTTIATFLNNGNGTFAAAKKYTTLEGAQQEVIVADANGDGKADVLSLVPTGVKTWIGKGDGTLDGGSTSSVLGTPSAFTVGKFNSDNKIDLAINNTVLQQVQIFTGNGDGSFARRDASTSGLITEDVRAGDFDGDGIDDVISADSFSFSTTLLLSNGQGGFKKTDRVALSGLGPTSIAVADFDKDGKLDAAMSAVLNSKMVIFAGTGGSISKTGEFDVTAQPQTPAVADYDGDGKLDIVVAGSANAVSFLKNIS, encoded by the coding sequence ATGCCTACTGCATCCCTCCGTCCGCGCGGCGTCGTCATCGCCGCGGCCGCAGCCGCACTCTGTCTAGCCTTTCCCGCTTCCGCTCAGGCCGCGGGAGCGATCAACTTCGCACCGAAGGTGGATTCCCCTTCCGGCGGCCAGTTTCCGTCATGGGGACCGGGCCCGTCGCCGATCGGTACGGTCACGGCCGACTTCAACGGCGACGGCAAAGCCGATATCGTCGCGGCCGATTTCCAAGGGGCGGGGCCGATCCTGATGACCGGCAAGGGGGACGGCAAATTCAACAGCGGCACCAGGGTGGGTGATGTCGGCATCGGATTCGGCGCGGTGGCGGCGGGCGACCTGAACGGGGACGGCAAACCCGACGTCGTCGCGCAGGCCTGGACGACCATCGCGACCTTCCTGAACAACGGTAACGGCACCTTCGCCGCCGCGAAGAAGTACACGACACTCGAAGGCGCACAACAGGAAGTGATCGTCGCCGACGCCAACGGCGACGGCAAGGCCGACGTGCTCAGCCTGGTGCCCACCGGTGTGAAGACCTGGATCGGCAAGGGCGACGGCACCCTCGACGGCGGATCGACCAGCTCGGTACTGGGCACTCCGTCGGCCTTCACCGTCGGAAAGTTCAACTCGGACAACAAGATAGACCTCGCGATCAACAACACCGTGTTGCAGCAGGTGCAGATCTTCACCGGCAACGGCGACGGCAGCTTCGCCCGCCGCGACGCGAGCACCTCCGGGCTGATCACCGAGGACGTCCGAGCCGGTGACTTCGACGGTGACGGAATCGACGATGTCATCTCCGCCGACTCGTTCTCCTTCAGCACCACGCTGCTGCTGTCGAACGGTCAGGGCGGATTCAAGAAGACCGACCGGGTCGCGCTGTCGGGACTCGGCCCGACCAGCATCGCGGTCGCCGACTTCGACAAGGACGGCAAGCTCGACGCCGCGATGTCGGCGGTGCTCAACTCGAAGATGGTGATCTTCGCCGGCACCGGCGGATCCATCAGCAAGACCGGCGAATTCGACGTCACGGCACAGCCGCAGACACCCGCGGTCGCCGACTACGACGGCGACGGCAAGCTGGACATCGTGGTGGCCGGCAGCGCGAACGCCGTGTCGTTCCTGAAGAACATCAGCTGA
- a CDS encoding MlaD family protein, giving the protein MKVGAAAWRLGVFAVVMIAVLIVVCTAIKRPVSGPTEPHAALFTDANGLKVGDDVRMYGVQVGKVEGISLAGTQARVQLSLKTDAPLYDNSKLAIRYQNLTGQRYIDLQQQPQPGKRLASGATVGIDRTVPSFDVTSMFNGLKPVLATISPEEINQFSASMVALIEGDGNGIGPALEAIDKLAAHVKDRQQVIDVVLQNLSDLHDVAGGKMHYMVPILARLADIISGLQTNMNGLADFAASAPSVLGPLNNLFDALGLQSPDDVNALIQKIFPDPQQALEVFDKLPGLLAGFDAAIPKSGAAGWKPQCSKGQADVPQVLGVLIAGQQVAVCAG; this is encoded by the coding sequence ATGAAGGTGGGTGCCGCCGCGTGGCGGCTCGGTGTGTTCGCCGTGGTGATGATCGCGGTGCTCATCGTCGTCTGCACGGCGATCAAGCGCCCGGTCTCGGGCCCCACCGAACCGCACGCCGCGCTGTTCACCGACGCCAACGGCCTCAAGGTCGGTGACGACGTGCGGATGTACGGCGTGCAGGTCGGCAAGGTCGAGGGCATCTCGCTCGCCGGCACGCAGGCCAGGGTCCAGTTGTCGCTGAAAACCGATGCGCCCCTTTACGACAACTCGAAGCTGGCCATCCGCTACCAGAATCTCACCGGCCAGCGCTATATCGACCTGCAGCAGCAGCCGCAGCCGGGCAAGCGTTTGGCGAGCGGGGCCACCGTCGGCATCGACCGCACGGTGCCCTCGTTCGACGTGACCAGCATGTTCAACGGCCTGAAGCCGGTGCTGGCGACCATTTCTCCGGAGGAGATCAACCAGTTCAGCGCGAGCATGGTCGCGCTGATCGAGGGGGACGGCAACGGGATCGGGCCCGCGCTCGAGGCGATCGACAAGCTCGCGGCGCACGTCAAGGACCGCCAGCAGGTGATCGACGTGGTGCTGCAGAATCTGTCCGACCTGCACGATGTCGCGGGCGGAAAGATGCACTACATGGTGCCGATCCTGGCTCGCCTCGCCGACATCATCTCCGGTCTGCAGACCAACATGAACGGGCTGGCCGATTTCGCGGCGTCCGCGCCTTCGGTGCTGGGTCCGCTGAACAACCTGTTCGACGCACTCGGTCTGCAAAGCCCCGACGATGTGAACGCGTTGATACAGAAGATCTTTCCGGATCCGCAGCAGGCACTCGAGGTGTTCGACAAACTCCCCGGCCTGCTCGCCGGTTTCGATGCGGCCATCCCGAAATCGGGTGCGGCGGGCTGGAAGCCGCAGTGCTCCAAAGGACAGGCCGACGTGCCGCAGGTGCTCGGCGTCTTGATCGCAGGACAGCAGGTGGCGGTATGCGCTGGGTGA